In Azospirillum baldaniorum, one DNA window encodes the following:
- a CDS encoding lipopolysaccharide biosynthesis protein, with amino-acid sequence MTMIPASLVRSFWTLADQGVVSLGMFAINIQLARTFPSEEYGTFVFFLSVLLALQVVNVSLIQYPLSVEGAVLDRAERRTLAGRAVLMTAGSILPLSGIVALVGYGLGMPELVGPAVLYFIVWQVQEIGRRGLMSGLKHDKALWGDSVTYLGQIAVLNLMALGGHLTLERVFIAMTGPALAGAVVHFAILRPRFDGLSDLPAVVRRFWSIGHWALANNLFLMLRVQSLVWLMAAMDGMASTAAFQAVVNLVNIANPIIIGMGNLVPQIAARGRSTLSTGAGGLHPDEQAWLAIRGYVVIGAAPLLVYYSLGLLIPDQMLHIVYGAMSPYADQEWPLRLLSIGALSGYLAEMVCSYFYGVQRSQFALVVNVTGTLAVFAVVGPLAAMYGVAGVCMALLFSSLLRVGAAHYYLSKTRTAHVAR; translated from the coding sequence ATGACGATGATCCCGGCGTCGCTCGTCCGCAGCTTCTGGACCCTCGCCGACCAGGGCGTGGTCAGCCTGGGCATGTTCGCCATCAACATCCAGCTCGCCCGGACCTTCCCGTCGGAGGAATACGGAACCTTCGTCTTCTTTCTCTCGGTGCTGCTGGCGCTCCAGGTCGTCAATGTCAGCCTGATCCAATACCCGCTGTCGGTGGAAGGCGCGGTGCTGGACCGCGCCGAACGCCGGACCCTGGCGGGCCGCGCCGTCCTGATGACCGCCGGATCGATCCTGCCGCTGTCCGGCATCGTGGCGCTGGTCGGCTATGGGCTGGGCATGCCGGAGCTGGTCGGCCCCGCCGTGCTCTACTTCATCGTCTGGCAGGTGCAGGAGATCGGACGGCGCGGGCTGATGTCCGGGCTGAAGCACGACAAGGCGCTGTGGGGGGACAGCGTCACCTATCTGGGCCAGATCGCCGTACTGAACCTGATGGCGCTGGGCGGCCACCTGACGCTGGAACGGGTGTTCATCGCCATGACCGGTCCGGCGCTGGCCGGGGCGGTGGTCCATTTCGCGATCCTGCGCCCGCGCTTCGACGGCCTGTCGGATTTGCCGGCGGTCGTCCGCCGCTTCTGGTCGATCGGGCATTGGGCGCTCGCCAACAACCTGTTCCTGATGCTGCGGGTGCAGAGCCTCGTCTGGCTGATGGCGGCGATGGACGGCATGGCGTCGACCGCGGCGTTCCAGGCGGTGGTCAATCTGGTGAACATCGCCAACCCGATCATCATCGGCATGGGCAACCTCGTCCCCCAGATCGCCGCGCGCGGGCGCAGCACCCTGTCCACCGGAGCGGGCGGGCTGCATCCCGACGAGCAGGCGTGGCTGGCGATCCGCGGCTACGTCGTCATCGGGGCGGCGCCCCTGCTGGTCTATTACAGCCTCGGCCTGCTGATCCCCGACCAGATGCTGCACATCGTCTATGGCGCCATGTCGCCCTACGCCGACCAGGAATGGCCGCTGCGCCTGCTCTCCATCGGGGCGCTCAGCGGCTATCTGGCGGAGATGGTCTGCAGCTACTTCTACGGCGTGCAGCGCAGCCAGTTCGCGCTGGTGGTGAACGTCACCGGAACGCTGGCGGTGTTCGCGGTGGTCGGCCCGCTGGCGGCGATGTACGGCGTCGCCGGGGTGTGCATGGCCCTGCTGTTCTCCAGCCTGCTGCGCGTCGGCGCCGCCCACTATTACCTCTCCAAGACGAGGACCGCCCATGTCGCCCGCTGA